From one Chanodichthys erythropterus isolate Z2021 chromosome 3, ASM2448905v1, whole genome shotgun sequence genomic stretch:
- the lfng gene encoding beta-1,3-N-acetylglucosaminyltransferase lunatic fringe — translation MLKTYGRKAALSLAGATVTCLALLLFLSQHQRIQMDGMQNESEIGMRSLQSLGESEVDDGAQPEQNRKKGFSAYFSKLTRSKREADKPTEAFGAATDAPPAEDISADDIFIAVKTTKKFHRSRLDLLLDTWISRNMQQTYIFTDGEDEELKKKIGSHAINTNCSAAHSRQALSCKMAVEYDKFIESGKKWFCHVDDDNYVNVKTLVKLLSNYPHTQDMYIGKPSLDRPIEATERLGDNKMRPVNFWFATGGAGFCVSRGLALKMSPWASGGHFMNTAEKIRLPDDCTIGYIIESVLGVPLTRSSLFHSHLENLQQVSKSEVHKQITLSYGMFENKRNIINMKGAFSVEEDPSRFKSVHCLLYPDTPWCPPQVAY, via the exons ATGTTGAAAACGTACGGCAGGAAAGCTGCGCTCTCCCTCGCGGGAGCGACCGTCACCTGTCTCGCGCTACTGTTATTTTTGTCGCAGCATCAGCGGATTCAGATGGACGGGATGCAGAACGAGAGTGAGATCGGGATGCGCTCACTGCAGAGTCTGGGGGAATCAGAGGTTGATGATGGAGCTCAGCCTGAACAGAATAGAAAGAAAGGATTCTCTGCCTATTTTTCCAAGCTGACCCGCAGCAAGAGGGAAGCGGATAAGCCCACTGAGGCGTTCGGAGCGGCGACAGACGCGCCGCCTGCTGAGGACATCAGCGCGGATGACATCTTCATCGCAGTGAAGACCACTAAGAAGTTTCACCGGTCCAGACTGGATCTACTGCTGGACACATGGATCTCCAGAAACATGCAGCAG ACGTACATCTTCACGGACGGCGAAGATGAGGAACTAAAGAAGAAAATTG GAAGCCATGCAATCAACACCAACTGCTCTGCTGCCCACAGCCGGCAGGCTCTGTCCTGCAAGATGGCCGTCGAGTACGACAAATTCATTGAGTCTGGAAAAAA GTGGTTCTGTCATGTGGATGATGATAACTATGTGAATGTGAAGACATTGGTGAAGTTGCTGTCCAACTACCCTCACACTCAGGATATGTACATTGGCAAACCCAGCTTGGACAGGCCAATTGAAGCCACAGAAAGACTTGGGGACAACAAGATG AGACCAGTCAATTTCTGGTTTGCTACGGGAGGTGCAGGCTTCTGTGTCAGCCGTGGGCTAGCTTTGAAGATGAGCCCTTGGGCAAG TGGTGGCCATTTCATGAACACTGCCGAGAAGATCCGTCTTCCTGATGACTGTACCATTGGTTACATCATCGAGTCAGTTCTTGGGGTTCCTTTGACCCGAAGCAGCTTGTTCCACTCACACTTGGAGAACCTGCAACAGGTGTCCAAATCCGAAGTACACAAACAG ATTACATTGAGTTATGGAATGTTTGAGAACAAGAGGAATATCATCAACATGAAAGGGGCTTTCTCTGTTGAGGAGGACCCATCTAG GTTTAAGTCAGTGCACTGTCTGCTGTATCCAGACACTCCGTGGTGCCCTCCTCAGGTTGCCTATTAA